CGGGCATGGAAGCTTTGCCCCAGCTTTACAAGGTTCTTCAGGAATGATATTTGGCGAGGAAGATCATCTTTATGCCGTCCCATTTTATAAAGATGAGGGGACACAAACACTTCATGAAAAGTACAAACAGGTGTTAGAAAAGATTCCTCCAGAAAATGAAGTCTTATTTTTAGTGGATATCTTTGGAGGTACTCCGTATAACGCCGCCACACCATTTATTTTAAATAATGAAAGAATGGATATGGCTACAGGGGTGAACCTGCCTATATTGCTTGAGGTGTTAAGTATGAGAGGAAGCCTGCCTCTTAAGGAATTATTAAAAAATTTGAAAAAGGTGAATGAGGAAAGCTTCCAGGTATGCAGTGAGCATTTGGAGAAAGTGACAAAAAGTATGAGAGAAAGGGAAGAGGAATTACTATGAAAATCGTTTTATCGAGAATTGATGACCGTTTCATTCATGGCCAAGTATTAACCAGATGGATCAAGACCTACTCGGCGGACAGGATTATCGTGGTATCAGACACCGTTGCTGCTGATGAAATGAGAAAAACTCTGATCCTCTCTGTTGCACCATCCAATGTAAAGGCAAGTGCCGTTTCGATTTCCAAGATGGCCAAAGCCTATTTCAGCCCAAGGTACGAAGACACAACCGCGTTGCTGCTTTTTGAAAATCCGGCAGATATTGTCGCACTTGTAGAAGCAGGTGTACCAATTGAGACGGTGAATGTAGGTGGAATGCGATTTGAAAATAACCGCAAACAGGTCACAAAATCTGTAAGTGTTACTGAAAAGGATATAGATGATTTTGAAAAATTAAACACTCTAGGTGTGAAGCTTGAGTTGAGACAGCTGCCTTCAGATTCTAGTGAAGATTTTATTCGGATTTTAAGAAATGTACCAAAAAAATAGAAAGGGGATGAAAACATGTCTACCATTCAAATTATTCTATTATTAATTATTGCGGCCATTACAGGGATCGGGAGTGTACTGGACGAAGGACAGACACATCGGCCATTGATTGCCTGTACATTAGTAGGATTGGTTTTGGGAGATTTAAAGACAGGTATCATTCTAGGCGGTACTCTTGAGATGATGGCATTGGGCTGGATGAACGTAGGTTTGGCGATGGCACCAGATACTGCCATTGCTTC
Above is a genomic segment from Neobacillus endophyticus containing:
- a CDS encoding PTS system mannose/fructose/N-acetylgalactosamine-transporter subunit IIB, whose product is MKIVLSRIDDRFIHGQVLTRWIKTYSADRIIVVSDTVAADEMRKTLILSVAPSNVKASAVSISKMAKAYFSPRYEDTTALLLFENPADIVALVEAGVPIETVNVGGMRFENNRKQVTKSVSVTEKDIDDFEKLNTLGVKLELRQLPSDSSEDFIRILRNVPKK
- a CDS encoding mannose/fructose/sorbose PTS transporter subunit IIA encodes the protein MITVILSGHGSFAPALQGSSGMIFGEEDHLYAVPFYKDEGTQTLHEKYKQVLEKIPPENEVLFLVDIFGGTPYNAATPFILNNERMDMATGVNLPILLEVLSMRGSLPLKELLKNLKKVNEESFQVCSEHLEKVTKSMREREEELL